One genomic region from Drosophila busckii strain San Diego stock center, stock number 13000-0081.31 chromosome 3R, ASM1175060v1, whole genome shotgun sequence encodes:
- the LOC108604398 gene encoding sodium-independent sulfate anion transporter isoform X2, protein MTNEKNLSFGAGCDEKNKYTYKNGEDFYDQSHAMDMDIHSRYTAPKRANWLLRRIYILSWIRKYDRGQAFADLIAGITLGLTIIPQSIAYASLAGIPSEYGLYSAFMGSMIYVFFGTIPQVSIGPTSLMAIMTLQYCSDKPVQVVVVLAFIAGLVELLMGIFQLGFIVNFIPDPVTKAFTTGTAFIVIIAQAPNLLGVKLKKLPIAEFFSNIHATDAALGITCICLLLLLRLLAQVKLGRNLGLKKLLWYVSISRNALIVFTSGLMIYIWVHKTSLETVPFVLSSKVASAMPTIQLPPFSFVASNRTYEFIDILQELHSGVIVVPIVAVLANVAIAKAFVKDGRLDASQEMLTLGLCNLAGSFVSAMPTCGAFTRSAVSNASGVRTPMAGIYTGLIVLSALSILTPYFQYIPKASLAAVLIAAVVFMIEVKPVLELWRSSKKDFFSWVGTLIICLTLGVELGLLFGILVSLVNVLLRLGNPHVDVALKQCDTEYYIHIKPNTDIFYTGVDTLRSEIRGACALYRFDFPLVVDCARFTQFDATFIEMLLAVANELEEQNVALILHRMSLKQQQLLPVHNNIRYCNEDQLILTLPSAPALTAKQ, encoded by the exons atgacaaatgaaaaaaatttatcCTTTGGGG CTGGCTGCGATGAGAAGAACAAGTATACGTATAAAAATGGCGAAGACTTCTACGATCAGTCGCATGCCATGGATATGGATATTCACAGCAGATATACTGCACCCAAACGGGCAAATTGGCTGCTACGTCGCATCTATATTCTCAGCTGGATACGCAAATATGATCGCGGACAGGCGTTTGCCGATCTAATCGCAGGCATTACCTTGGGCCTAACTATTATACCTCAGAGCATTGCGTATGCTTCGCTGGCGGGCATTCCCTCGGAGTATGGTCTGTACTCTGCGTTTATGGGCTCCATGATCTATGTGTTCTTCGGCACCATACCGCAGGTGTCCATTGGACCTACTAGTCTTATGGCTATAATGACGCTACAATATTGTTCAGACAAACCGGTGcaggtggtggtggtgctggccTTTATAGCTGGTTTGGTGGAGCTGCTTATGGGCATCTTTCAGCTCGGGTTTATAGTCAACTTTATACCTGATCCAGTGACGAAGGCTTTTACCACAGGCACAGCTTTTATTGTGATTATAGCGCAGGCTCCAAATCTGCTGGGAGTTAAGCTTAAAAAGTTGCCAATAGCTGAATTCTTTAGCAACATACATGCTACAGATGCCGCCCTAGGCATTAcctgcatttgtttgctgttgcttttgagA ctgctCGCACAAGTAAAATTAGGCCGCAATCTGGGTTTGAAGAAGTTGCTCTGGTATGTTAGCATTTCACGCAATGCTTTGATTGTCTTCACCAGCGGTCTAATGATTTACATTTGGGTGCACAAGACCTCATTGGAGACTGTGCCCTTTGTGCTGTCCTCCAAAGTGGCCTCAGCCATGCCTACTATACAATTGCCGCccttttcatttgttgcttcAAATCGCACCTATGAATTTATTGATATACTGCAAGAGCTACACAGCGGTGTTATTGTAGTGCCTATTGTTGCCGTGCTGGCAAATGTAGCCATAGCCAAGGCTTTTG TTAAGGATGGACGTCTGGATGCTTCGCAGGAAATGCTGACGCTGGGCCTGTGCAATCTGGCTGGTTCCTTTGTCAGTGCCATGCCCACTTGTGGCGCCTTTACGCGCTCGGCCGTCAGTAATGCTTCAGGTGTGCGCACACCCATGGCTGGCATTTATACGGGCTTAATAGTGCTCTCAGCGCTGTCCATATTAACGCCCTACTTTCAATACATACCCAAGGCTTCGCTGGCTGCTGTGCTAATAGCTGCTGTAGTCTTTATG ATTGAAGTGAAGCCTGTTTTGGAGCTTTGGCGTTCTAGCAAAAAGGATTTCTTTAGCTGGGTGGGCACGCTTATCATATGTCTAACGCTGGGTGTTGAGTTGGGTCTGCTCTTTGGCATACTTGTAAGCCTGGTTAATGTTTTGCTGCGTCTGGGCAATCCTCATGTTGACGTCGCGCTTAAGCag TGCGACACCGAGtattatatacacattaaACCAAACACGGATATCTTCTATACGGGCGTGGATACTTTACGCTCCGAGATACGCGGCGCCTGCGCTTTGTATCGCTTTGATTTCCCTCTTGTTGTCGACTGCGCGCGTTTCACACAGTTTGATGCAACGTTCATAGAAATGCTGCTAGCTGTGGCCAACGAGCTGGAAGAGCAGAATGTTGCATTAATTCTGCATCGCATGAGCctcaaacagcagcagctgctgcctgttcATAACAACATACGCTACTGCAACGAGGATCAGCTGATTCTGACGCTGCCGTCGGCACCTGCACTGACCGCCAAGCAGTAG
- the LOC108604398 gene encoding sodium-independent sulfate anion transporter isoform X1, which produces MTNEKNLSFGAGCDEKNKYTYKNGEDFYDQSHAMDMDIHSRYTAPKRANWLLRRIYILSWIRKYDRGQAFADLIAGITLGLTIIPQSIAYASLAGIPSEYGLYSAFMGSMIYVFFGTIPQVSIGPTSLMAIMTLQYCSDKPVQVVVVLAFIAGLVELLMGIFQLGFIVNFIPDPVTKAFTTGTAFIVIIAQAPNLLGVKLKKLPIAEFFSNIHATDAALGITCICLLLLLRLLAQVKLGRNLGLKKLLWYVSISRNALIVFTSGLMIYIWVHKTSLETVPFVLSSKVASAMPTIQLPPFSFVASNRTYEFIDILQELHSGVIVVPIVAVLANVAIAKAFVKDGRLDASQEMLTLGLCNLAGSFVSAMPTCGAFTRSAVSNASGVRTPMAGIYTGLIVLSALSILTPYFQYIPKASLAAVLIAAVVFMIEVKPVLELWRSSKKDFFSWVGTLIICLTLGVELGLLFGILVSLVNVLLRLGNPHVDVALKQLLQCDTEYYIHIKPNTDIFYTGVDTLRSEIRGACALYRFDFPLVVDCARFTQFDATFIEMLLAVANELEEQNVALILHRMSLKQQQLLPVHNNIRYCNEDQLILTLPSAPALTAKQ; this is translated from the exons atgacaaatgaaaaaaatttatcCTTTGGGG CTGGCTGCGATGAGAAGAACAAGTATACGTATAAAAATGGCGAAGACTTCTACGATCAGTCGCATGCCATGGATATGGATATTCACAGCAGATATACTGCACCCAAACGGGCAAATTGGCTGCTACGTCGCATCTATATTCTCAGCTGGATACGCAAATATGATCGCGGACAGGCGTTTGCCGATCTAATCGCAGGCATTACCTTGGGCCTAACTATTATACCTCAGAGCATTGCGTATGCTTCGCTGGCGGGCATTCCCTCGGAGTATGGTCTGTACTCTGCGTTTATGGGCTCCATGATCTATGTGTTCTTCGGCACCATACCGCAGGTGTCCATTGGACCTACTAGTCTTATGGCTATAATGACGCTACAATATTGTTCAGACAAACCGGTGcaggtggtggtggtgctggccTTTATAGCTGGTTTGGTGGAGCTGCTTATGGGCATCTTTCAGCTCGGGTTTATAGTCAACTTTATACCTGATCCAGTGACGAAGGCTTTTACCACAGGCACAGCTTTTATTGTGATTATAGCGCAGGCTCCAAATCTGCTGGGAGTTAAGCTTAAAAAGTTGCCAATAGCTGAATTCTTTAGCAACATACATGCTACAGATGCCGCCCTAGGCATTAcctgcatttgtttgctgttgcttttgagA ctgctCGCACAAGTAAAATTAGGCCGCAATCTGGGTTTGAAGAAGTTGCTCTGGTATGTTAGCATTTCACGCAATGCTTTGATTGTCTTCACCAGCGGTCTAATGATTTACATTTGGGTGCACAAGACCTCATTGGAGACTGTGCCCTTTGTGCTGTCCTCCAAAGTGGCCTCAGCCATGCCTACTATACAATTGCCGCccttttcatttgttgcttcAAATCGCACCTATGAATTTATTGATATACTGCAAGAGCTACACAGCGGTGTTATTGTAGTGCCTATTGTTGCCGTGCTGGCAAATGTAGCCATAGCCAAGGCTTTTG TTAAGGATGGACGTCTGGATGCTTCGCAGGAAATGCTGACGCTGGGCCTGTGCAATCTGGCTGGTTCCTTTGTCAGTGCCATGCCCACTTGTGGCGCCTTTACGCGCTCGGCCGTCAGTAATGCTTCAGGTGTGCGCACACCCATGGCTGGCATTTATACGGGCTTAATAGTGCTCTCAGCGCTGTCCATATTAACGCCCTACTTTCAATACATACCCAAGGCTTCGCTGGCTGCTGTGCTAATAGCTGCTGTAGTCTTTATG ATTGAAGTGAAGCCTGTTTTGGAGCTTTGGCGTTCTAGCAAAAAGGATTTCTTTAGCTGGGTGGGCACGCTTATCATATGTCTAACGCTGGGTGTTGAGTTGGGTCTGCTCTTTGGCATACTTGTAAGCCTGGTTAATGTTTTGCTGCGTCTGGGCAATCCTCATGTTGACGTCGCGCTTAAGCag CTTTTGCAGTGCGACACCGAGtattatatacacattaaACCAAACACGGATATCTTCTATACGGGCGTGGATACTTTACGCTCCGAGATACGCGGCGCCTGCGCTTTGTATCGCTTTGATTTCCCTCTTGTTGTCGACTGCGCGCGTTTCACACAGTTTGATGCAACGTTCATAGAAATGCTGCTAGCTGTGGCCAACGAGCTGGAAGAGCAGAATGTTGCATTAATTCTGCATCGCATGAGCctcaaacagcagcagctgctgcctgttcATAACAACATACGCTACTGCAACGAGGATCAGCTGATTCTGACGCTGCCGTCGGCACCTGCACTGACCGCCAAGCAGTAG
- the LOC108604398 gene encoding sodium-independent sulfate anion transporter isoform X3: protein MDMDIHSRYTAPKRANWLLRRIYILSWIRKYDRGQAFADLIAGITLGLTIIPQSIAYASLAGIPSEYGLYSAFMGSMIYVFFGTIPQVSIGPTSLMAIMTLQYCSDKPVQVVVVLAFIAGLVELLMGIFQLGFIVNFIPDPVTKAFTTGTAFIVIIAQAPNLLGVKLKKLPIAEFFSNIHATDAALGITCICLLLLLRLLAQVKLGRNLGLKKLLWYVSISRNALIVFTSGLMIYIWVHKTSLETVPFVLSSKVASAMPTIQLPPFSFVASNRTYEFIDILQELHSGVIVVPIVAVLANVAIAKAFVKDGRLDASQEMLTLGLCNLAGSFVSAMPTCGAFTRSAVSNASGVRTPMAGIYTGLIVLSALSILTPYFQYIPKASLAAVLIAAVVFMIEVKPVLELWRSSKKDFFSWVGTLIICLTLGVELGLLFGILVSLVNVLLRLGNPHVDVALKQLLQCDTEYYIHIKPNTDIFYTGVDTLRSEIRGACALYRFDFPLVVDCARFTQFDATFIEMLLAVANELEEQNVALILHRMSLKQQQLLPVHNNIRYCNEDQLILTLPSAPALTAKQ, encoded by the exons ATGGATATGGATATTCACAGCAGATATACTGCACCCAAACGGGCAAATTGGCTGCTACGTCGCATCTATATTCTCAGCTGGATACGCAAATATGATCGCGGACAGGCGTTTGCCGATCTAATCGCAGGCATTACCTTGGGCCTAACTATTATACCTCAGAGCATTGCGTATGCTTCGCTGGCGGGCATTCCCTCGGAGTATGGTCTGTACTCTGCGTTTATGGGCTCCATGATCTATGTGTTCTTCGGCACCATACCGCAGGTGTCCATTGGACCTACTAGTCTTATGGCTATAATGACGCTACAATATTGTTCAGACAAACCGGTGcaggtggtggtggtgctggccTTTATAGCTGGTTTGGTGGAGCTGCTTATGGGCATCTTTCAGCTCGGGTTTATAGTCAACTTTATACCTGATCCAGTGACGAAGGCTTTTACCACAGGCACAGCTTTTATTGTGATTATAGCGCAGGCTCCAAATCTGCTGGGAGTTAAGCTTAAAAAGTTGCCAATAGCTGAATTCTTTAGCAACATACATGCTACAGATGCCGCCCTAGGCATTAcctgcatttgtttgctgttgcttttgagA ctgctCGCACAAGTAAAATTAGGCCGCAATCTGGGTTTGAAGAAGTTGCTCTGGTATGTTAGCATTTCACGCAATGCTTTGATTGTCTTCACCAGCGGTCTAATGATTTACATTTGGGTGCACAAGACCTCATTGGAGACTGTGCCCTTTGTGCTGTCCTCCAAAGTGGCCTCAGCCATGCCTACTATACAATTGCCGCccttttcatttgttgcttcAAATCGCACCTATGAATTTATTGATATACTGCAAGAGCTACACAGCGGTGTTATTGTAGTGCCTATTGTTGCCGTGCTGGCAAATGTAGCCATAGCCAAGGCTTTTG TTAAGGATGGACGTCTGGATGCTTCGCAGGAAATGCTGACGCTGGGCCTGTGCAATCTGGCTGGTTCCTTTGTCAGTGCCATGCCCACTTGTGGCGCCTTTACGCGCTCGGCCGTCAGTAATGCTTCAGGTGTGCGCACACCCATGGCTGGCATTTATACGGGCTTAATAGTGCTCTCAGCGCTGTCCATATTAACGCCCTACTTTCAATACATACCCAAGGCTTCGCTGGCTGCTGTGCTAATAGCTGCTGTAGTCTTTATG ATTGAAGTGAAGCCTGTTTTGGAGCTTTGGCGTTCTAGCAAAAAGGATTTCTTTAGCTGGGTGGGCACGCTTATCATATGTCTAACGCTGGGTGTTGAGTTGGGTCTGCTCTTTGGCATACTTGTAAGCCTGGTTAATGTTTTGCTGCGTCTGGGCAATCCTCATGTTGACGTCGCGCTTAAGCag CTTTTGCAGTGCGACACCGAGtattatatacacattaaACCAAACACGGATATCTTCTATACGGGCGTGGATACTTTACGCTCCGAGATACGCGGCGCCTGCGCTTTGTATCGCTTTGATTTCCCTCTTGTTGTCGACTGCGCGCGTTTCACACAGTTTGATGCAACGTTCATAGAAATGCTGCTAGCTGTGGCCAACGAGCTGGAAGAGCAGAATGTTGCATTAATTCTGCATCGCATGAGCctcaaacagcagcagctgctgcctgttcATAACAACATACGCTACTGCAACGAGGATCAGCTGATTCTGACGCTGCCGTCGGCACCTGCACTGACCGCCAAGCAGTAG